Below is a genomic region from Vitis riparia cultivar Riparia Gloire de Montpellier isolate 1030 chromosome 16, EGFV_Vit.rip_1.0, whole genome shotgun sequence.
GTCAATCTTTCAAGAAACTTTAAGTTTTCCATTTTTGACTCAATAAAGTTGGGACTTGGGCATGGGTCGTCTCTTAAGGCTGTGAAATAATGCCAATTTTGACTTTAAATTGTGCTTATATGAAATATAACAAATTGATTTTCTGGAGGTTTATCAATCTTTTTCCCTTATCCAATGTTTGGTTTTTtggaaagtactaagaaaaaaaaaaaatgaatatgaatatttttttgctTGGTTTCAActtatttaatccttatatagaaaaattaaaataagttaaataagtttaaaatacatataaaaataatttattgattttaaatttatatatatatatatatatatatatatatatttatattatttcttaatttttttgaaatgaaACATGGTCTTAGTGATTGTGATCATTTATGACTATGTTTGGCTcgtgaaaaatataaagtatgagggaaaatgtgagagaaaaaaatagaaagaaagaaaaagtgaaaaaaaaaatattttatatgttattttaaactcgttttatttgtttttcattttctatgtaaagattaaataatttaaaaatatgtaaatttttatctaatttaatttatatttaattttcttttctatcttctatgttgaaatcaaatatgataaaattatttttcttaatattgttttgatcttttcttaatacttttcaagaaccaaacatagtgtAAGTGTATTTATTTCATTAGACTTCATAATCATATGTAATGACCCACTCCCAATCGCGTAAATATTGTCCGTTTTGGATCCAAATGGGtcttcatgactttaaaacgcgtctataAGGTTACTAGGaatccatacttatatagtgttaGGAACTTTCCCCCTTATCTAATGTGGGATGCCACAAACACCCCTCATGCAGATACAACATCCTCGTTGTGTCTTATGGATTACGGGACCAAACAAACGAACACCCCTATGGGGCCAAACAAATCCCCACACCGAGATCGAAgatcgactctgataccatttgtaacgacccgctcccgatcatgtagatattgcttgctttggacccaaaggggtcctcacgactttaaaagaCATCTATAGGGTTACGAGGaatccatacttatatagcggtAGGAACTTTCCCCCCTATCTGATGTgagatgtcacaaacacccccttaTGCAGACACAACACCCTCGTTGTGTCCCACAAGATTGCAAGACCAAACAGACGAACACTttacggggccaaacaaatCCCAACACCGAGGTCGGAgattggctctgataccatttgtaataatCCGCTCCAAACcttgtagatattgtccgttttGAACCTAAATGAaccctcatgactttaaaaagtgtctacagggttaagagaagtccatacttatatagcgttaGGAACTTTCCTCCCTATCCGACGTGGGCTGTCACAAATACCCTTCATGCAGATACAATGTCATCGTTGTGTCCCATAGGATTGTgagaccaaacaaacaaacacccttaTGGGGCCAAACAAATCCCACACCGAGGTCGGGAACCTGACTCTGATATCATTTGTAACAACTCGCTcctaaccatgtagatattgttcgctttggACCGAAAGGgcccctcacggctttaaaacgcgtttaTAAGGTTACGAGGAATCTATACTTATATAGTGGCATGAACTTTCCCCCCTAtttgatgtgggatatcacaaacaccccccctccccatgtagacacaacgtcctcgttgtatCCCATGGGATTGCGAGACCAAACAGATGAACATCTCTATGGGGCCAAATAAACCTCCACACCGAGGTCGAAGATCGACTCTGATATCATTTGTAACGATCCGTTCCaaatcatgtaaatattatccgCTTTGGATCTAAAGGgaccctcacgactttaaaacgcgcCTACAGGGTTACAAGGAAtccatacttatataacgtCAGAAACTTTCCCCCATATCCGATGTGATATGTCACAATCATATGCCTAAGATAGGAGTACATGTCACATTTTCTAATTTGTTGAGATTCAAGCTCAAAATATACTTtcacatcaaataaaattttaaattaaatgaatttaaactATCAATTAAACAAGTCGACTATACCAATAATTatagaattataaatataaaccaaaatatgatctaattattaattaaacaagacatcatgtattttttttattcaaaatcaaaattttaaattagtcaAATATAAGTTATGATTATAATTAGGTTAGCcgatataattattaaataagccAATTGAggttaaatttatgttttacatatggaaagaaaaagtagTACATTTATGCCGACGAATCGAGGTCAAATTATTGAATATATAAAAGTCAAACTTATGACAACGTACTGAGTACGAGTCATCATATTCACGAGTCATACCATTCGGTATCACTCATTGAAAAGGACAAAAATTTTGTTAGGTGAgaatgtaaaatataataagaaacaAATTATGAAGATGGGATTATAttccaaattaagaaaaaagtaTCAAATTTCTGTGGTTCCTCGTGAAGGCAGCTTGTCAAACTGGACTCCACAAGGATTTTTTAATGATTCGTGTACAGACTGCATACAATTCCGCATTTTCTGGGGTGACAACGAAATCAGTGTGACAGACTACCAGCCCATAGAAAAAAGGGGTAACAAACATCGCAATCAGCATCATACCGAAGAAAAAATTGATACACCGTTGTCATTGACATTGCGCTGCCTTTTTGTTTTaacaagaggaaagaaaaaaacttcaTTCACATAAGGGGAGAGAAGAGAAGGATGTGGTTGTTCAGCAGAAAGGGAGCATCTGGGTTCTCAGGTTCTTCAACAGCTGAGGAAGTTACTCAAGGAATTGATGGCACTGGTCTTACTGCCATTGTTACAGGTCATATCTCATCTGGttggtttttggttttgttttttggtcttttgatATCAttcttagaaagaaaaatgagatatgggtttctttttttcttgaattgttaTTGCTGTATTATCAATCAATTGTGGAGAATATGGGTGGGTTTCTGTGTTGGATGCAGGAGTTTCAGAGATCGTGTTCTCCTTTTTTATTGTATGTATTTATTTGAGTTATGTAAATACCCACTttcaatcatgtagatattatcttCTTTGAACTCAAAAggcctcacggctttaaaataCCTCTATAGGTTTGAGGAGTgcatacttatatagcgtcaAGAACTTtccccctatccgatgtgggatgttaTAAACACCCCTATGCAGACATAACATCCTCCTTGTATCCCACGGGATTGTGGggtcaaatagacaaacacccttacggggccaaacaaaccccataCCGAGGTAGAGGATCgactttgatatcatttgtaacgatccgcacccaaccatgtagatattatccccTTTGAACTGGTTCCGTAAgagtgtttgtctgtttgaccccACAATCTTGTGGGACATaatgaggacgttgtgtctgtatgagggggtgtttgtgacatctcACATTGGATAGGGGGGAAAGTTCCTaatgctatataagtatggactcctccattatataaatatgaactcCTCATAATTCTGtaaacgcgttttaaagtcgtgagggcccCCCGATGAGAACTTATTAGACTGAGAATTTTGGATTGCAGAATTTTATGACAAaatcatgttttgcttgagcatccttctcaaattttattttagattagtTGGTGAAATTTGTTGCCAAGTTTGTCGGCAGTTCTGTAAATTCTGACCAAGGGCGCTTCCGGGTTGCCTTTTAAATTCCATATTGTAAATAACTTATACTTACTTGACTGAATTTATATTGTTGTTGAGGCTGGGGCAATGTGGAGAAGACTCTCTTATGATGCGACCCATCACTGGTTTCTTCCATTCTTGTATAATTGCCAATTTGCTTGTCATTGAATGGATGACAAATGTTAAATGAgagaaagaataagaaaaggaaagagatgAGGTCCTGTGATGCTTTAGATGGTTTCCTGAAAATGAGCATTATCTCCAATAAACACTTGGAGTTGGAGGCACtctattttcattaatataacAGAATAACCATTTTTTCGAAGGAAAGGGTGTTGtttctatttatatttcttcttcTAGTAGTTGTATCCTCCTCCCTACTTTTTCCTATAGTGGGAGTGATCCTTGATTAAATTGGTAGTGTGACATCTCATATTAGATAGGGGGAAAGTCCAAGTATGAACCTCTCTTAATCTTGTAAACGCGTTTACACGATTGGGAGCCGATCGTCACATACCGGGTTTCGTGTAGTTATTGTCCATTTTGGACCTAAAGGAGTCTTCATagctttaaaacgcgtttacaaggttaagagaagtctatatttatatgtattgaaATTCTTAAGAGAAGTCCATACCTATCCAATGTGGAATGTCACAGGTAGGTTCTGAAATTCTTGCCATTGCCACGAATAAATAATTCATGGAATGTACTGTGTGGTTTTTGTCTTAGAAGCGTTTGTGATATGTACTAACTGGCATATGCCTTTGCTCATGGATACTGTCATTACAGGAGCCTCAAGTGGCATTGGCACTGAAACAACTCGCGTTCTTGCATTGCGTGGTGTCCATGTCGTTATGGGGGTCAGGAATATGGCAGCTGGTCAAGAGGTAAAAGAGGCAATAGTTAAGGAAATCCCGACCGCTAAAGTTGACGTGATGGAGTTGGATCTAAGTTCAATGGCATCCGTAAGGAAATTTGCATCAGAGTTCAATTCTTCCGGCCTTCCATTGAACATTCTaatgtaagaaaagaataagagtGGTAACCGTAGGTGCATTTAACAATCTCCTTTACACGCCTGCTGTGTCATGTTTCatcctctccctctccctctccctctcccatCTATATGCATGTATACAACGGGCATAAATGTTTAAGCCTATCAGTAGCAGGAACTTAGCAACGAGGGCTAACATTTTTTGGTCATTGTTAGAAACAATGCAGGAACTGCAGGCCCATACATGCTTTCCAAAGATAACATAGAGATGCAGTTTGCGACAAACCACTTAGGTACGTTACATTTATTGTAAAGCatgtttgtttcaaaaaatatggtCATAAAAATGTGGGAGTTTTTGTGAAGCATTCAGCACTATATATAGCTTGTATTTCTTTTCAATATGTTCTGCAGGTCATTTTCTTTTGACAAGCTTGTTGTTGGACACGATGAAGAAAACAACGCAGGAAAGTGGCAAAGAGGGAAGGATTGTAATCGTCTCCTCAGAGGGTCACCGATTCACATATCGTGGAGGAATTCGCTTTGACAATATCAATGATAAATCAGGGTAACAAACTCCACTTCAACATAGAGTTGCTTTAAATTCTACTGTTGAAATAGTGTTTTAACGATTATCTACATTGAAGTCCTGTTGATTTGATATGTTGGAAGACTGGTGAGTTGGTGACATTTAAGCAGTCTTTTGAAAATCGGACCGGACCGGCCAGTCTTGACTGGTTGGCTTTCGAGTCCATGTTACCCTTTGGACCATTTTAAGGATTGAACTGGCTTTGAATTGTTTGATCAGTTTGAACCAGCGATTGAACCGATGAATTGCCTAAACCAGACGGTTTTTAGTGAACCAAACAACATTGTTCTCTCTCAAACATGAATTCAAAAAAAGAGTTCTGAATCCTCACTCCCCTCCGTCTGCACAAAATCAAACCCCCATTCTTTATTGCTGCTGCCAACCTAGCTTACCTATTGTCAGCCACCGCCAGTCCCTCATCGCTGGTAAGTAAACTGAAAACAGAACTGAAAAACCCTTGCTACTGCCTCGCCTTCACCTTTGCCACATCTTTCGTCATCCACTGGCTGCACCAGCTGCTGACCCTCACTGTTCCATGATCTGGTAAGGAAACATATAATTTTGGTGCTGGATTGATCCAGTGGTACTGCCGGTCCATCATTGTATCTTGTCGTCCCCTGCTGCAGACTGTCAACGCATTAAGGCTTTTCCAGATTCCTGAAATCCCACTAGAAAAGGCTTGGACCCTTGGGTGTAACACTCCCACTTCCCTCTCCACAAGCCCAAGAGGCTTAGAACCAATCCACAATATAAGGCACTAAAATGTTCAATCTCTTTCTGATGTGTGATTATCCACTTCCACTTATGCACTTCAACACACGCCTACATGCACTTTCCAAATCCCACTAGAAAAGGCTTGGACCACTTGGGCGTAAGACTCCCACTTCTCTCTCCACAGACCCAAGAGACTTAGGAACTGATCCACAATATAAGGCACCTAAAATGTTCAATCTCTTTCTGATGTATGATTATCCACTTCCACTTATGCACTCCAACACACACCCACATTCACTTTCCAATCACCCTACCCGTCCTCTGTACAACATTGACACACAGTATAATATTCTTTAATTTAgcaatttattattctttaattcagTTTTAACTTGCTCATATAACAGGTATAGCAGTCCATTCGCTTATGGCCAATCAAAGCTTGCTAATGTTTTGCATGCTAATGAGCTTGCACGACTTTTTAAGGTACTCAATCTTCTCTTGGATAAGAATGATTAGGTAATAGTTTTATGGTAATAAAGCATTGATGAATTGCAGTTTTTTCAAACAAAGCATAACATTACATGATTAtcaaaacttattatttatcttttctacCCTTGGATCTGTATGCCTATCCTCTCTGTGCAATTTTTGTCTTCATTGTCTTTTACTTTGGAATATTTGATTCTATAAGACCATGGAATTTTGACTCTAAATCATGAGTTACTGCAGAATTTTGACACCTTTTTGGAGCTTTAACTGTTAATAATAATTCATTTGTGGCTTCTAATCCAAACTATCCATGCTTGATGCAACTTTCCCTATTGTTCGAATGGTGCATGTGTGATTCCTTCAGATTCAGAAGTGAATACTCACCGATGGTCTAGAGGATTTTCTTTTAGGTAAAGCTGGCACGATCAATCCAATACAGTAAAACCTTGATAAAATAATACTCATGGGACcaagagaaattattattttaacggGGTTATTGaattatcaataaatgaataatttattaatttatcgaTAAAGCAGTCTTAGTTGCCACTATTGAGCAAGCAGAAGAGGGTGGATGACTTGCTTACTTTTTCAAGAATTTGTTGGTTGGTTTGACAACAGAATGAAGGGTAGAAAGGTTTTACTTATAGTGGACAACTGCATGCCTAGCCCATCCAAAGGTTATTGCAAACTTGAGAAATGTAGAACTGCTTTTCTTGCTTCCCAATACAACATCAAAGATTCAACCATGTGATGCTGGGATTATTTGAGCAGTAAAAATTCATTATCGAAGTTGTTTTTATTCTAGCATCTTGGATGGCTATGAGTTAGGAACAACTTCGTTAAGGAGTATGATCATGCCATTGTTTTTCTAATCTCTTGgatatatatttgtttgttGTCATATCACTCTTCCATCTCTATACTTTGGTACTGATGTCATACTTAGTCAAACCTGCCATCACATTACCGGTTGTTTCTCTGAATAGGAAGATGGGGTGGACATAACTGCTAATTCGCTTCACCCAGGAGCAATTGTCACCAATATTTTCCGTCATAGCAGCTTTCTTTCTGGTAACCACTTTGCTTCGAagaatgctttattttttagaaaaaccaTTTCATGCACAGTCCTTGTTCTTCATATAACTTGGCATTTTCACTAGTGCctccaattttttatgttttcgaCATATGCTCCTATGATTTTGAATTTGGAAGAACTGCAGCCTAACTGTTTAAGTAGTTCTGGGCCTGAAGATTCTGATCATTGCAAATTTTACTCTTGAAATTCCATGGAATACCATAATCGGGAGGAtgccctttatttttttcttcttaaaagaGTCTTTTGGACATCTGTTGCTGAAGTAACTGGATTCTTGTTTCAATTGAACGGGCACATAATCTCTTATATCTTTGCCATGTTTGATTTGTTCCAACTTTTAGCCTCTTGACAACTAATATACTTCCAACATCTCAAAGAAAATCTGTGATTGTCTGGAGACGGGCTGTAACTTCAATCTTCACATCTCATAAATATTTCCTATGATTTCATGTGTTTGATACAACTCTACTGGGTCTTATAGCCTTtcgttttttcttttggtttgacACAGGACTGGTTAATATGGTTGGCAAATACGTGCTTAAAAATGTTCAGCAGGTAAGCTGTTTTCTCAGCATACTTCTACATCATAAACCAAGATGATTTATTCTCATGCATAAAGTACCAAGCAACAGGAGTCTCAATAAACATTTACTTTCCCAGTTCTCAAATTTTGGCTCTGTTTGgtggaaaggaaaagaatgtTTCAAACCTCCATTGTACAAACTTGAGCTTCTGATTTCTCTCATGGTGTTTGACAGGGAGCTGCAACCACATGCTATGTGGCATTGCATCCACAGGTGAAGGGGGTGAGCGGCCAATATTTTTCTGACTGTAACATAGCCAAGCCCGGCGCACAGGCCAAAGACCCCGAATTGGCCAAGAAACTCTGGGAATTCAGCATGAGTTTGATTTCAGAATGACTTTGGttatatattttacttatttaacaaATAAGTGCAGTTGGCACAGGCATAAGAATGGAGGTCAATCTTTCAAGGAACTttgttttttccatttagacTCAATAGGGTTGGGACTTGGGCATGGGTTGTCTCTTATGGGTCATATAATTCTAGTAGACAATCAAAGAAGGATGTGAATAATGCCAATTCTGACTTTAAATTGTGGTTATatgaaatatatcaaattaattttctcaaGATTCTCATGTATTTTTCCCTTATTTGGTTTGtggaaagtactaagaaaaaaattattgaaaatggattttttttttcatttggtttctctaTGATAAacactaaagaaaataaatatgtttaaatttaaatttaaatttataaattttaaacttatataatctatatataaaaaagttaaaagaaaagttGAAATAAGGAAATCAGCTTgaaataatgtaaaaaaaaaaaaaattattaattttaaatctatcttattaattttttttcattgttttagtttttattttattttatttcttttatattgtttttgaattttttgaaaccaaatataatcttaGCGATTGTTATCATTtatggttatgtttgattcttggaaaatataaggaaaaatgtaatgacaaataaaatgagaggaaaagtagaaggaaaacaaaaattgaaaaaaataaaaaataaatttaaaattaataaattatcaaactcatttcccttatttttcttattttaggtaaagattaaataattttaaaatatatatttaattttaattatatttcattttatttcctattttttatattgaaactaaatatgaaaaggctattttttagaagaattttttcccctttttttagtatttttcttgAACCAATTATAGCCCAAGTATAATTACTTCATTAAAcctcacattttttattttgttgatctttAAGCTGAAATATATGtcacatcaaataaaattttaaataagatgattaaaataaaatataaacaatttttatatttttatttgttatttattttatagtattcatatttcatttccttttatagtAATTACACTTAGAATTTCCCAATCAtaattatttagtttaattttagctTGTATATCTATAGTTTGATAGAGCAATTTTGAAAGGGGTTAAAACCACATCCTAATTGATGGATCATGTTTATTgtgacaaaatttaaattatcaactaaACAAGTCAACCCAAATCCGATAcgaataaattatgaaattaaaaatatgatataattattaataaagtaAGACGTCATATAGACACGATCCACAGTATCCACATTCAAACACTAGTGATGGACTAAAATTAATCTTATCATTATCCACTTCCACACATTTGGTATTACTCATTGAAAAGGACACAACTTCTGTTAGGTGAGAATGTGATATAAAAAGAAGCAAAAtatgaagatggaattttatttcaaattaagaaaaaacacTACGAAATGAGTATCAAATTTCTGTGGTCCCTTATAAAGGAAGCGTGGCGAAGTGGAATCCGCAAAGGGATTTTTCTGATTCGGATACAGACTGCAtacgaattttttttttctttcccctttttctGGGGTGACAGATGAGCAGCCACAGACAAACAGATAAGATTAAATGGCAATCAGCATCATTACCAAAGAAAAAATTTGATACACTGCTGGACATTGCACTGCCCTTGTGTTTTAATAGAAGGAGAAAAAATCTTCTGTGAAggaagtttttagtttttacataGTGGGTAGGTGGGGTTTTGTGGGAATCTGCAGGGGAGAGAAGGATGTGGTGGTTCAGCAGAAAGGGACCATCTGGGTTCTCAGGTTCTTCAACAGCAGAGGAAGTTACTCAAGGAATTGATGGCACTGGTCTTACTGCCATTGTTACAGGTCATAACCCATCtgggttgatttttttttttcttcttcttattattattattcttggaAAGAAAAGTGAGATATGggtttcctttttcttgaatttttattgcTGTATTATCAATCTATTGTGGAGAATATGGGTTGGTTTCTGTGTTGGAAGTGGAAGTTTCAGTCTTCTGTTGGTAATTATCGGTTGTGTTCTTTTTTGTTGTATGTATTTATTTGAGTTATGTTGGATTCATACTTCAAAAATGAAATGCAGATCAATaggaaaattcatttttcatggaATGTCCGAACACCCCCTGAAGAGAACTTTTCAATAGAGTCTCCAACTTATCATCTTGGAAGGTTGCTGAACTGCAAATAAATTAGAATGAGAATTaatcatgttttgcttgagcatccatctcaaattttattttagactATCTGGTGAATTCTGTTGCAAAGTTTATTGACAGTTCTGTATATTCTGATCAGGGCTGCTTCCCGGTTCGGGTTGTCTATTAAATTCTATATAGGAAATAACTGATACTTGACTGAGTTTATAATTTTGTTGAGGTTCGGGCAATGTGGAGAAGACTCTTTTATGATCCGATCCATCATTGGTGTCTTTCATTCTTGTATAATGCCGATTTGCTTGTCATTTAATGGATGgctattttttaatagaaaaagaaaagtaaagagatgaggTCCCGTGATGCTTTAGATAGTTTTCCAAAAATGGTCATTATCTCTAATAAACACTTCGAGTTGGAGGCACTCCATTTTCATCAATACAATGGAATAACCATTTTTTCCCCAAAGGAAAAGGTGTTGtttctatttatatttcttcttcTGGTAGTTGTATCCTCCTCTCTACTTTTTCCTCAAGTGCCACATTATGAGAATTATGCATCCTTGATTAAATTGGTAGGTTGTGAAATTCTTGCCATTGGCATGAATAAATAATTCATGGAATGTGCCGAGTAGTTTGTCTTAGAAGCATTTGTGATATGTACTAACTGGCATATGCCTTTGCTCATGGATACTGTCATTACAGGAGCATCAAGTGGCATTGGCACTGAAACAACTCGTGTTCTTGCATTGCGTGGTGTCCATGTTGTTATGGGGGTCAGGAATATGTCAGCTGGTAAAGAGGTAAAAGAGGCAATAGTTAAGGAAATCCCGACTGCTAAAGTTGATGCGATGGAGTTGGATCTAAGTTCAATGGCATCTGTAAGGAAATTTGCATCAGAGTATAATTCTTCTGGTCTTCCATTGAACATTCTaatgtaagaaaagaataagggTGGTAACCATAGGTGCATTTAACAGTTTCTTTTACATGCCTGTTATATGTCATGTTTCATTCTCTCCCTCTCCCATTTATATGCATGAATACAACATGTGTATATGTTTAAGCCTGATTAGTACCAGGAATATAGCAATGAGAGCTAAAATGTTTTGTTCATTGTTAGAAACAATGCAGGAATTATGGCTGTCCCATACATGCTTTCCAAAGATAACATAGAAATGCAGTTTGCGACAAACCACTTAGGTATGTTACATTTATTGTAGACAAAAAATATGCTCATAAAGCTGTGGGActttttgaaaatgatgattttttttttcttttcttttctttcttgagATTCTAGTTTTTGAAAGGTTTAATGAGATGTTCTCAAGTAATGAATTTAGAAAGATTAGACTCCTTTCATAGACTAGCGATCAGAGCCATAGCttgctttcaaaaatttataatcaAGCATCCTCAACACTGCTAGTTCCGTGTAAAGTATTCAGAACTATACATGGCTTGTATTTTGTTCCTATACTTCTCATATATTTTTACGCAGGGAATTGGGTTAAGATATCATCCTTTCAAGTCAGTGTTGTGCCCctaatatatttttccttttcaatatgTTCTGCAGGTCATTTTCTTTTGACAAACCTGTTGTTGGACACAATGAAGAAAACAACGCGGAAAAGTAGAAAAGAGGGAAGGATAGTGAATGTCTCCTCAATGGCTCATCGGTACCCATATCGTGAAGGGATTCGCTTTGATAAGATCAATGATAAATCAGGGTAACAAACTCCACGTCAGCATAGAATTGCTTTAAATTCTACTTTTGAACTAGTGTTTTAAGGATTATTTGCATCAAACTCCAATTGATCTGATATGTTGGAAAATTGGAGAGTTGGTGACATTTaagcaatttttgaaaattggaccAGACCAACTAATCTGACTTTCAATTGGTTGGCTTTCTAGTCCAATGTTACCCTTTGGACTGTATAAGGATTGAACCAGCTTTGAACTGTTTGAACCAGTGGTTGAATAGATGAACCACTTAAACCAAATGGTTCTTAGTGAACCGAACAATTCAAAGGAAACAACATCGTTTTCTCTCTCAAACATGAATTCACAAAAAAGTTCTCAATCCTCACTTCCCTCCATCTGCACAAAATCAAATCCATGCTTTACTGCTGCCCGCCAACCTAGCTTACCTATTGTTACCTGTTGCTGGTCCATCATTGCTGATATGTAAATTGAAAAACCCTTGATACTGTCTCACCTTCTCCTTCGCCGCATCTTGCTGTCATTCACTGGCTGAACCAGCTGTTGACCATCACTGCTCCACGATCCGGTaaggaaatatataattttggtACTTGATTGATCCACTGGTGTGGGGTGCTGGATCAATCTACTGGTGGTGCCAGTCTATCATCGTATCTTATCGCCACTTGCTGATTGCACCAACT
It encodes:
- the LOC117933556 gene encoding short-chain dehydrogenase TIC 32, chloroplastic-like; the protein is MWWFSRKGPSGFSGSSTAEEVTQGIDGTGLTAIVTGASSGIGTETTRVLALRGVHVVMGVRNMSAGKEVKEAIVKEIPTAKVDAMELDLSSMASVRKFASEYNSSGLPLNILINNAGIMAVPYMLSKDNIEMQFATNHLGHFLLTNLLLDTMKKTTRKSRKEGRIVNVSSMAHRYPYREGIRFDKINDKSGYSSLFAYGQSKLANVLHANELARRFKEDGVDITANSLHPGAIATNLFRCSSIVSGLVNTVGKLVLKNVQQGAATTCYVALHPQAKGVSGQYFSDCNIAKPSSQAKDPELAKKLWEFSMNLVK
- the LOC117933557 gene encoding short-chain dehydrogenase TIC 32, chloroplastic-like produces the protein MWLFSRKGASGFSGSSTAEEVTQGIDGTGLTAIVTGASSGIGTETTRVLALRGVHVVMGVRNMAAGQEVKEAIVKEIPTAKVDVMELDLSSMASVRKFASEFNSSGLPLNILINNAGTAGPYMLSKDNIEMQFATNHLGHFLLTSLLLDTMKKTTQESGKEGRIVIVSSEGHRFTYRGGIRFDNINDKSGYSSPFAYGQSKLANVLHANELARLFKEDGVDITANSLHPGAIVTNIFRHSSFLSGLVNMVGKYVLKNVQQGAATTCYVALHPQVKGVSGQYFSDCNIAKPGAQAKDPELAKKLWEFSMSLISE